Proteins from one Capricornis sumatraensis isolate serow.1 chromosome 2, serow.2, whole genome shotgun sequence genomic window:
- the THEM5 gene encoding acyl-coenzyme A thioesterase THEM5, whose product MLRRGFQMAVILGHHGTLPGATHLLPRFNPASAFGSSTESLVSRFCQERTKTKNYALPNASWGPDMLSLYHEFLEKTKTDGWVRVPSFRSNREHIQGFKLPLELSANSDKSDWRLFTRCIEREGQGYEYVIFFQPSEKKSVCLFQPGPCLEGVPGFAHGGSLAALIDETFSKTAYLSGEGLLTVNFNIRFKNLIPLGSLAVLNVNVEKIEDQKMYLSCVTQSRDQQTVYAKASGTFLQMQLEEESSQQ is encoded by the exons ATGCTACGGAGAGGCTTCCAGATGGCAGTGATACTTGGCCACCATGGAACTCTTCCTGGTGCCACCCACCTCCTGCCCAGATTCAACCCTGCCTCAGCCTTCGGATCCTCCACGGAGTCCCTG GTCTCAAGATTCTGTCAGGAGAGGACAAAGACTAAGAATTACGCCCTCCCCAATGCCAGCTGGGGTCCAGACATGCTGAGCCTGTATCATGAATTTCTGGAGAAGACCAAGACCGATGGCTGGGTCAGAGTGCCTTCCTTCAGGTCCAACAGAGAACACATCCAGGGGTTCAAGCTCCCACTAGAGTTATCAGCTAACTCAG ATAAGAGTGACTGGCGCCTCTTCACCAGGTGTATTGAAAGGGAGGGACAAGGCTACGAGTATGTCATCTTTTTCCAACCATCTGAGAAGAAGTCCGTCTGTCTTTTCCAGCCAGGCCCCTGCTTGGAGGGGGTCCCAGG GTTTGCCCACGGAGGGTCCCTGGCAGCCTTGATAGATGAGACCTTTTCTAAAACTGCTTACCTGTCTGGAGAGGGGCTATTAACAGTAAATTTCAACATCAGGTTCAAAAA CTTGATTCCCCTGGGCTCTCTGGCTGTGCTGAACGTCAATGTGGAAAAGATCGAGGACCAGAAGATGTACCTGTCCTGTGTCACCCAGAGCAGAGATCAGCAGACAGTTTACGCTAAAGCCTCAG GCACTTTCCTCCAGATGCAGCTGGAAGAGGAGTCATCTCAACAATAG
- the C2CD4D gene encoding C2 calcium-dependent domain-containing protein 4D, which produces MWLLEKAGYRVGAAEPRARWAPSSLFPKRRTPSRPCPNVLTPDRIPQFFIPPRLQDPGGALPHSGGRGLPATCSLPHLAGREGWAFLPESPHTRRRESLFHWPPATPAGGLPPAPSRLHVSAPDLRLCRAPDSDTASSPDSSPFGSPRPGPDRPRPPRPSSLSRLQASSAATSPHAARRAGPPTPPLFHLDFLCCQLRPTQESVLHLEPRGGQLRLSAEYPAGPGRLRLRLVSAEGLPRSRAGPGSGGGGCCVVLRLRPRSRPRGQRSRVVKCSTNPIFNEDFFFDGLGPPDLTAHSLRAKVLDRGAGFRRDVLLGECETPLIALLPPLGGGLCPGASLVPAHLSL; this is translated from the coding sequence ATGTGGCTCTTGGAGAAAGCTGGCTACCGGGTAGGGGCCGCGGAGCCCAGGGCCCGGTGGGCGCCCTCCAGTTTGTTTCCTAAGCGCCGCACCCCGTCTCGCCCGTGCCCCAACGTCCTCACCCCGGATCGCATCCCGCAGTTCTTCATCCCGCCTCGGCTCCAGGACCCAGGAGGCGCGCTGCCCCACAGCGGCGGGCGCGGCCTCCCCGCGACCTGTTCGCTGCCACACCTGGCGGGCCGCGAAGGCTGGGCCTTCCTGCCCGAGAGTCCGCACACGCGCCGGCGCGAGTCCCTGTTCCACTGGCCACCGGCCACCCCCGCCGGCGGGCTGCCCCCCGCGCCGTCCCGCCTGCACGTCTCCGCCCCGGACCTGCGCCTCTGCCGGGCCCCCGACAGCGACACGGCCTCGTCGCCGGATTCGTCGCCCTTCGGCTCGCCGCGGCCAGGCCCCGACCGGCCCCGGCCGCCCCGGCCGAGCTCGCTGTCCCGGCTGCAGGCGAGCTCGGCGGCCACCAGCCCGCACGCCGCGCGCCGCGCGGGACCGCCCACGCCGCCCCTCTTCCACCTCGACTTCTTGTGCTGCCAACTGCGGCCGACCCAGGAGAGCGTGCTGCACCTCGAGCCCCGGGGAGGGCAGCTGCGGCTCTCCGCCGAGTACCCGGCCGGGCCCGGGCGGCTGCGGCTGCGCCTGGTGAGCGCCGAGGGCCTGCCGCGGTCGCGGGCTGGCCCCGGGAGCGGCGGCGGTGGCTGCTGCGTGGTGCTGAGGCTGCGGCCGCGCTCCCGGCCACGGGGCCAGAGGAGCCGAGTGGTCAAATGCAGCACCAACCCCATCTTCAATGAGGACTTTTTCTTCGATGGGCTCGGCCCGCCTGACCTGACCGCCCACAGTCTGAGGGCCAAGGTGCTGGACAGGGGCGCAGGATTCCGCAGGGACGTGTTGCTGGGGGAGTGTGAGACGCCCCTGATTGCCCTGCTGCCGCCCTTGGGTGGTGGGCTATGTCCCGGGGCCTCCCTGGTGCCTGCCCATCTCAGCCTGTAG